In the Helicobacter typhlonius genome, one interval contains:
- a CDS encoding succinyldiaminopimelate transaminase has translation MLNHFESYPFEKLRALLANATPPENCEIFTLTIGEPQFPTPTNIIESWRQNAHLLNKYPKSSGEDELKNAQIQFLNKRYNLALSSHQIIPTFGTREVLFNFPQFYLYDMPSPTIAYPNPFYQIYEGAAIAAKAQIILMNLTEQNNFTPSLTAKDLEKVHLVILNSPNNPTGRILDMQALKEWVKKALEYDFVIINDECYSEIYESSPPPSILQASIQAGNAQFKNIIALNSISKRSSAPGLRSGFIAGDAEILKAYNLYRTYLGCALPLPLQKAAAVAWKDMQTPESIRHIYAKNLALAREILELSTGQISPYTFYVWLKVDNDEAFCKFAYEKKGVLTLPGSYLGRENQGKGYVRIALVYDNNTTKKALLALKEAIKLYKQEHK, from the coding sequence GTGCTTAACCATTTTGAAAGTTATCCCTTTGAGAAGCTCCGCGCCCTCCTCGCAAATGCCACCCCACCAGAAAATTGCGAAATTTTTACCCTCACTATTGGAGAGCCTCAATTTCCCACTCCGACAAATATTATAGAATCTTGGCGGCAAAACGCACATTTACTCAACAAATATCCCAAATCAAGCGGCGAAGATGAGCTAAAAAACGCGCAGATTCAATTCCTTAACAAACGCTACAATCTCGCGCTTAGCTCACATCAAATTATCCCCACCTTTGGCACACGCGAAGTGCTTTTCAACTTCCCGCAGTTCTATCTCTATGATATGCCAAGCCCTACCATTGCTTATCCTAATCCTTTTTATCAAATCTATGAGGGCGCAGCTATTGCTGCAAAAGCACAAATAATTCTTATGAATCTCACAGAGCAAAATAACTTTACACCCTCACTCACAGCAAAAGATCTTGAGAAAGTCCATTTAGTTATTCTTAATTCTCCTAATAACCCCACAGGTAGAATACTAGATATGCAAGCACTTAAAGAATGGGTAAAAAAAGCACTTGAATATGATTTTGTGATTATAAATGATGAATGTTATAGTGAAATTTATGAGAGCTCTCCTCCTCCGAGCATTCTCCAAGCCTCAATCCAAGCAGGAAATGCACAATTTAAAAATATTATTGCCCTTAATTCTATTTCCAAACGCTCCTCTGCTCCGGGTTTGCGTAGCGGTTTTATCGCCGGAGATGCTGAAATTTTAAAAGCCTACAACCTCTATCGCACTTATCTGGGCTGCGCACTGCCATTACCTTTGCAAAAAGCTGCTGCCGTAGCGTGGAAAGATATGCAAACTCCTGAATCTATCCGACACATTTATGCTAAAAATCTCGCCTTAGCGAGGGAGATTTTAGAACTAAGCACAGGGCAAATCAGCCCTTATACCTTTTATGTATGGCTTAAAGTTGATAATGATGAGGCATTTTGCAAATTCGCCTATGAGAAAAAAGGAGTGCTTACTCTGCCAGGTAGTTATTTAGGCAGGGAGAATCAAGGTAAAGGCTATGTAAGAATCGCCCTTGTGTATGATAATAATACAACAAAAAAAGCACTTCTTGCCCTTAAAGAAGCAATCAAACTTTATAAACAGGAGCATAAATGA
- the murC gene encoding UDP-N-acetylmuramate--L-alanine ligase: MKIHFIGIGGIGISGLAKYLRAQGIEVSGSDIAEGNATKYLRAQGVPIHIPHSAAAITNQDVVIHSAIIKPDNIEVQEAIKKGIKVLSRKEAIASILKEKRVFSVCGAHGKSTTSAILSAILPQFGAIIGADSKEFGSNVRETKSESIVFEADESDKSFLNSNPYCAIIPNAEPEHMESYNHDLKEFYGAYYEFICKAKKRILNLSDPYLQSLTGIESITLCPDKDIKDIRFNLHNDEPQTTFSLKNYGEFSVWGFGEHMAQNASLAILCALDELGDSALPQIKENLKNFKGIKKRFDILTKGATTIIDDYAHHPTEILATLKSVAIYNSLKPHNKVIAIWQPHKYSRVLDNLQAFIDCFHNACDELVILPVWKAGEAHIDIDFASLFAHYNPTFATHLKRENSQIHLYDGDNLIKTLQNALIIGLGAGDITYQLRGEK, from the coding sequence ATGAAAATACATTTCATAGGCATTGGCGGTATTGGTATTTCAGGCTTAGCCAAATATCTCCGCGCACAAGGCATAGAAGTGAGTGGCTCGGATATTGCAGAGGGAAATGCCACAAAATACCTCCGCGCACAAGGTGTGCCTATTCATATTCCTCATAGTGCTGCTGCTATTACCAATCAAGATGTAGTAATTCATTCAGCTATCATTAAGCCTGATAATATTGAAGTGCAAGAGGCAATAAAAAAAGGTATTAAAGTCCTTTCACGCAAAGAAGCCATTGCTTCTATTCTTAAAGAAAAACGCGTCTTTAGCGTATGTGGCGCACACGGCAAATCTACAACAAGCGCAATCTTAAGTGCGATTCTTCCACAATTTGGTGCAATTATTGGTGCAGATTCTAAAGAGTTTGGCTCAAATGTGCGTGAAACGAAAAGTGAAAGCATTGTTTTTGAAGCTGATGAATCTGATAAAAGCTTTTTAAACTCAAATCCTTATTGTGCGATTATCCCAAATGCCGAGCCAGAGCATATGGAGAGCTATAATCACGACTTAAAGGAATTTTATGGCGCATATTATGAATTCATTTGTAAAGCAAAAAAACGCATTTTAAACCTAAGCGACCCTTATTTGCAAAGCCTTACAGGTATAGAATCTATCACGCTTTGCCCTGATAAAGACATTAAAGACATACGCTTTAATCTCCATAATGATGAACCTCAAACAACTTTTAGCCTTAAAAATTATGGGGAGTTTAGTGTATGGGGTTTTGGAGAGCATATGGCGCAAAATGCAAGTTTGGCAATTTTATGCGCGCTTGATGAGCTAGGAGATTCTGCCCTACCCCAAATTAAAGAGAATCTTAAAAACTTCAAAGGTATCAAAAAGCGATTTGATATTCTCACTAAAGGCGCAACAACAATTATCGATGATTACGCCCACCACCCCACAGAAATTCTCGCTACACTCAAAAGCGTAGCGATTTATAACTCGCTTAAACCTCATAATAAAGTCATTGCCATTTGGCAACCTCATAAATACTCGCGTGTGCTTGATAATCTGCAAGCTTTTATAGATTGCTTTCATAATGCGTGTGATGAACTTGTGATTTTACCTGTATGGAAAGCAGGTGAAGCACATATAGACATTGATTTTGCTTCACTTTTTGCACATTATAATCCCACCTTTGCCACACATCTTAAACGCGAAAATTCTCAAATCCACCTCTATGATGGAGATAATCTCATTAAAACTTTGCAAAATGCACTTATTATTGGGCTTGGCGCAGGAGATATTACTTATCAATTACGAGGAGAAAAATAA
- a CDS encoding endonuclease MutS2: MPTQEYQTLITRLDLSAFLEQFQAYFARTKGFIFNGDRQFYATILQELDDVPLSAPPKLASLDTPLMHLKKSGILGLDSIFACMQLVRYFLYLKIRILESTPYTQKWLDKIVIPNALSDIQEIFDDEGELKEGIYPDIDNLKSHIKQNKMRIDEQMRQILQKSAIAPYLVDHNVHYINEHECLLLKAGYNQVISGMVLERSHNGFFYLLPDSIITLKERQNTLKDSLQESLYKLCATLCATLHKHIPFLTFLNHAFDTFDHIYARLSFAKAYNLSFIYQLSKQKDIILHEFSHPTLANPKPISLEFNAQTLMITGVNAGGKTILLKSLLSACFLTKFLIPLKINAHRSQIPYFKHIVAILSDPQNSKNDISTFAGRMLEFSQILNTPTLLLGIDEIELGTDADEAASLYKVLLEHIMANGAHIVLTTHHKHLAALMAHNPKVQLCAAMYDIQNQKPLFSFLKGSIGKSYAFESAARYGIPHTLIQRAKEVYGEDKERLNELIERSSELEIALLDKRTELDSLIKSYENKILSLKEQEEAQREAFLKLQHHLESTYQNATQTLKSALKAKESKDIHKAFNKAHHILQDKITAEPPKLEYSQTFKVGDRVKYKSARGKIISIKGAMCFIELDNGVKLKEKLVNLKPLGATPPSPPPQTKIMLSHTKSVGVSCDLHGMRGDEAIDKLDEFLSSALIAGYDEVLVYHGIGSGILSKLVYDYLKSHPKVLSFSDAPAQMGGFGAKVIRL, translated from the coding sequence ATGCCAACACAAGAATATCAAACACTCATCACAAGGCTTGATTTATCCGCCTTTTTAGAGCAGTTTCAAGCATATTTCGCGCGGACAAAAGGCTTTATTTTTAATGGAGACAGGCAGTTTTATGCCACGATTTTGCAAGAACTTGATGATGTCCCATTATCCGCACCACCCAAACTTGCCTCACTTGATACACCTTTAATGCACCTCAAAAAAAGCGGTATCTTGGGGCTAGATTCTATCTTTGCTTGTATGCAGCTTGTGCGCTATTTTCTCTATCTCAAAATAAGGATTTTAGAATCCACCCCCTACACGCAAAAATGGCTTGATAAAATCGTTATTCCAAACGCGCTTAGCGATATACAAGAAATTTTTGATGATGAGGGCGAGTTAAAAGAAGGTATTTATCCTGATATTGACAATCTCAAATCCCACATCAAGCAAAACAAAATGCGTATAGACGAGCAAATGCGTCAGATTCTGCAAAAATCCGCTATCGCACCCTATCTCGTGGATCACAATGTGCATTATATTAATGAACACGAATGTTTGTTACTTAAAGCTGGATACAATCAAGTTATCAGCGGTATGGTGCTTGAACGCTCACACAATGGCTTTTTTTATCTCTTGCCAGATTCTATTATCACACTTAAAGAGAGGCAAAATACACTCAAAGACAGCTTGCAAGAAAGCTTATATAAGCTTTGTGCTACTCTATGCGCAACCTTACATAAACATATTCCTTTTTTGACTTTTCTTAACCACGCTTTTGATACCTTTGACCATATCTATGCGCGATTAAGCTTTGCCAAAGCCTATAATCTCTCATTTATCTATCAGTTAAGTAAGCAAAAAGATATTATCCTGCACGAGTTTTCCCACCCAACATTAGCCAATCCAAAGCCCATTAGTTTAGAATTTAACGCCCAAACGCTAATGATTACGGGTGTAAATGCAGGAGGGAAAACTATACTTCTAAAATCACTCCTTAGCGCGTGTTTTCTCACTAAATTTCTCATTCCGCTTAAAATCAACGCGCACCGCTCACAGATTCCATATTTTAAGCATATCGTAGCTATTCTCTCCGACCCACAAAATAGCAAAAATGATATTTCGACCTTTGCGGGGAGAATGCTTGAATTTAGCCAGATTCTAAACACACCCACTCTCCTACTTGGTATCGATGAAATCGAGCTAGGCACAGATGCGGACGAGGCGGCGAGTCTCTACAAGGTGCTTTTAGAGCATATAATGGCAAATGGCGCGCACATCGTGCTTACCACACATCATAAACATCTTGCAGCACTTATGGCGCATAATCCCAAAGTCCAGCTCTGTGCCGCAATGTATGATATACAAAACCAAAAACCACTCTTTAGTTTTCTTAAAGGTAGCATTGGCAAAAGCTATGCGTTTGAGAGTGCGGCGCGCTATGGTATCCCGCATACACTTATCCAACGCGCAAAAGAAGTGTATGGCGAAGATAAGGAACGGCTAAACGAACTTATCGAACGTTCAAGTGAGCTAGAAATTGCGCTTTTAGATAAACGCACAGAGCTAGATTCGCTCATAAAAAGTTATGAAAACAAAATTTTATCGCTTAAAGAACAAGAAGAGGCGCAAAGAGAAGCTTTTCTCAAACTACAACATCATCTAGAATCTACCTACCAAAACGCCACGCAAACACTTAAGAGTGCCCTAAAAGCAAAGGAATCTAAAGACATACACAAGGCTTTTAACAAGGCTCATCATATTTTACAAGATAAAATCACGGCAGAACCTCCCAAACTAGAATATTCACAAACTTTCAAAGTTGGCGATAGAGTAAAATATAAAAGTGCAAGAGGCAAAATCATAAGTATAAAGGGTGCAATGTGCTTTATTGAGCTTGACAATGGTGTGAAACTCAAGGAAAAATTAGTCAATCTCAAACCCCTAGGTGCTACTCCGCCCTCACCTCCCCCACAGACAAAAATTATGCTCTCACACACAAAAAGCGTAGGGGTAAGCTGCGATTTGCACGGAATGCGTGGTGATGAAGCAATAGATAAGCTCGATGAATTTCTATCCTCCGCGCTTATCGCCGGATACGACGAAGTGCTTGTATATCACGGCATTGGCAGCGGAATCTTAAGCAAACTTGTGTATGATTATCTCAAGTCTCACCCCAAAGTATTATCCTTTAGCGATGCACCCGCACAAATGGGCGGATTTGGCGCAAAGGTGATTAGGCTTTGA
- a CDS encoding flagellar hook-basal body complex protein, translating to MNGTLVNGYSGIKTHQFGLDSIANNIANVNTIGYRENIPQFESLFASNMDSLNADSPINNDMNYGATKSSNAISTRSGSYKASDGEFNVAYEGKGWFIVGEQKSGSFEIKDDGYEKKQKNYFTRDGSFLRDGEGYIVNTSGYYMYGVDLGKIENDIFTSSQSEEQDTEALSSGMLKPLQVPQNLYYRPVLTTRVDLSTNLNKNENASSATKFFRNANGEFDEERFMNTDINAFAADDVPLNAPSYNEVRLTLDKEGRKEVLTFKYGQGGAEALEFRTFNDLKELLLDKVGLELVINKGADDKVGEKVSLELKNNSYKKLNLELGGSLFEKLGFKGKNDHFSSGVGVNFNANKAYEPNTIVQYKGVVFMRTGELGKSENPFEDKENWRILDTSAISDWSENATYLEGDMVASEGKIYRRTEHAGNNPIGEGNWEEIADMQTSLPPEYAQGTNYALDDIVSRDGKLYRKIIDSGSSDPKVDKIGWQEIRGDSFHSEFIQIPSYQTNVEIYDESGKKFLIQSHYFMTASDNPNATPPSGEQWEVRSAIFDQQGEVMVSPDFVVHNIEFGTDGKPIAEPVELEFGDKRVIYNIAGTDKVPSSNFVYRDSGVVAKEQDGRAEGHLRDVRIDKDGIIFLAFDNGAYEPMGRVGIAAFVNDQGLRKVGGNLFEMTEMVVNGNANTISGRPILGWDRLNLKYGSVLYKHLETSNVDVGNALTELIVMQRGYSMNAKALTTGDDLLKEAINLKR from the coding sequence ATGAATGGGACTTTAGTCAATGGATATAGTGGTATAAAAACGCATCAATTTGGGCTAGATTCTATTGCAAACAATATTGCCAATGTCAATACCATTGGTTACAGAGAGAATATTCCACAATTTGAAAGCCTTTTTGCTAGTAATATGGATTCTCTTAATGCAGATTCTCCTATTAATAACGATATGAACTATGGTGCAACAAAATCAAGCAATGCTATTTCTACTCGTAGCGGTAGCTATAAAGCAAGTGATGGTGAATTTAATGTCGCTTATGAGGGCAAAGGTTGGTTTATTGTAGGTGAGCAAAAAAGTGGTTCATTTGAAATCAAAGATGATGGCTATGAGAAAAAGCAAAAAAATTATTTTACACGCGATGGCTCGTTTTTGCGTGATGGCGAGGGGTATATTGTCAATACAAGTGGATATTATATGTATGGAGTGGATTTGGGTAAAATAGAAAATGATATTTTCACTTCAAGTCAAAGTGAAGAACAAGATACAGAAGCCTTATCTTCAGGTATGCTGAAACCTTTGCAAGTGCCACAGAATCTTTACTATCGCCCTGTGCTTACGACAAGAGTTGATTTAAGCACGAATTTGAATAAAAATGAAAATGCTTCGTCTGCGACAAAATTCTTTAGAAATGCAAATGGCGAATTTGATGAAGAACGTTTTATGAATACCGACATTAATGCCTTTGCCGCCGATGATGTGCCGCTCAATGCCCCAAGTTATAATGAGGTGCGTCTCACGCTTGATAAAGAAGGGCGCAAGGAAGTGCTTACCTTTAAATATGGGCAAGGTGGTGCAGAGGCTTTGGAGTTTCGCACTTTTAACGATTTAAAGGAATTGTTGCTTGATAAGGTGGGCTTGGAGCTTGTGATAAATAAGGGCGCTGATGATAAAGTAGGTGAGAAGGTAAGCCTTGAACTAAAAAATAATTCTTATAAAAAGCTTAATTTAGAACTCGGCGGAAGTTTGTTTGAAAAGTTAGGATTCAAAGGTAAAAATGATCATTTTAGTAGTGGCGTGGGTGTGAATTTCAACGCAAATAAAGCCTATGAGCCAAATACGATTGTGCAATATAAGGGCGTGGTATTTATGCGCACAGGTGAGCTTGGCAAGAGCGAGAATCCATTTGAGGATAAGGAGAATTGGCGCATTTTAGATACGAGCGCAATTAGCGATTGGAGTGAGAATGCCACCTATTTAGAAGGCGATATGGTTGCGAGTGAGGGCAAAATCTACCGCCGCACAGAGCACGCTGGGAATAATCCCATAGGTGAGGGCAACTGGGAGGAAATCGCGGATATGCAGACTTCGCTTCCGCCAGAATACGCGCAAGGCACGAATTACGCACTTGATGATATTGTGAGTCGTGATGGCAAACTTTACCGCAAGATTATCGATAGTGGCTCAAGCGACCCAAAAGTGGATAAAATCGGTTGGCAGGAGATTCGCGGGGATAGCTTCCATAGTGAGTTTATACAGATTCCAAGTTATCAAACCAATGTGGAAATTTATGATGAGAGTGGCAAGAAATTCCTTATACAAAGCCATTATTTTATGACAGCCTCTGATAATCCAAACGCTACGCCACCAAGCGGTGAGCAGTGGGAAGTGCGCTCAGCAATCTTTGACCAGCAGGGCGAAGTGATGGTAAGCCCGGATTTTGTCGTGCATAATATAGAGTTTGGCACTGATGGTAAGCCAATCGCAGAGCCTGTGGAATTAGAATTTGGCGATAAGCGCGTGATATATAATATCGCAGGGACAGACAAAGTGCCAAGCTCTAATTTTGTATATCGGGATTCTGGTGTGGTGGCTAAGGAACAGGACGGACGAGCTGAAGGGCATTTGCGTGATGTGAGAATTGATAAAGACGGCATTATTTTCTTAGCGTTTGATAATGGCGCGTATGAGCCTATGGGGCGTGTGGGAATCGCGGCTTTTGTCAATGATCAAGGACTTAGAAAAGTAGGTGGAAATCTCTTTGAAATGACTGAAATGGTCGTAAATGGTAATGCAAATACTATTAGCGGACGCCCAATACTCGGCTGGGATAGATTGAATCTTAAGTATGGCTCTGTGCTGTATAAGCACCTTGAAACAAGCAATGTTGATGTGGGAAATGCCTTGACAGAGCTTATTGTAATGCAAAGGGGCTATTCGATGAACGCAAAAGCCCTCACAACTGGCGATGATTTGTTAAAAGAGGCGATTAACCTCAAACGATAA